A region of the Bryobacteraceae bacterium genome:
ATTTTTTTGAAGACTCCCGCAAAAGCTTCTTCAATTCATGCTCGACCTCCCGGAATCCCGCCGGAATGGCGAATTTGGAGGGGTCCACTGCGGCGGTGGAGAAGTCCGACATTTCCGTGGTCGCTTCCATCAGGACGGTCTTCTGCCCGGCGGCCCCGGCGGTCTCCGTCTTCTTCGGCGCCGGTGGCGGTTCCGCCTGCTTCCTGCGGCGCCCCAGTCCTCCAAGTCCGCCCAGCCGGCCCAGGCGGCCAAGCGCCGCACCGGCGGCGGACTCCGCGGCCGCGCCAGTCACCTCTGCGCCACTTGGCATCTGGATGTCCGGCATGTCGATCCCCAGTCCGGTCATCCGCATCGTTTGCAGCAGCGGCATGCCCTCCAGTTTGGCCGCCTCGCGCGCGAGCTTTGCCATGCCTTCGGCCGTGCCCGCCTGCGACATCGCCACTCGCATCGTGCGCAACGAATCGGGGCTGAGGCCCACTTTTTCGGCATAGGCCGTATAAAACGCGCGGACCTCGTCATAGCCCGGGACGCGCGGCGTGCGCCATTCGTCGATTTCGATGGTCGAGGTGAATGTCTGCCCGCTTTTCTGGTCCTTCATGTCCATCTCGAGCAGCAGCTTCATCAGCTTTGCCGGCAGGTTCTGGATCGTCCTGGTCTCGCCGCCCTCCTTGACGGAGAGACGCATGTCGAGGACGGCCTGCTCATTGCTGCCCATCTGCTTGGCCATCTGTTGCGCCAGCGCATCCATTGCCTTGCGGAACTCTTCGAAGGTAATGACGGCGTATGTCTTGTTGTCGAGGTCGACATGAATCATGCGGCCCGCGCCGAGGTCAATGATGTCCACTTCGCGGTCCGCCACCGTGGCCATGCGGTCTTTCTGGAAGTACAGGCGGCTGTAATGCGGCTCAAGCGCCTTTCCCGCGCCCGGGATCATCTTCATCATCCTGACGAGCGAGCCGCCCGTCACCTGCGTCTTCTGCTGATAGCTGAAATCGGCCCATGCCAGCGCGCCCGTCAGCACGAGCGCCAGGGCGCCTGCGGTCAGTTTCATGGGGAAATCTCCTCCTTCCCCGCCAGCGTACCCCATCCGCAGGACAACGACAATCTTGCGGGGCGGTGGAGGCGCGGCCGGCGCACGCCGCTGCTATACAATGGGGCAGTCGAGGCCGCAACGTGACCGAACTTCGCATCCGTCCGTCAGTGCGGCAGGCGCACGCCCTGCTGTTTCTGTGCGCGTTCCCCATCGGGGCGCTTCTGCGGTATGTGTACTTCAGCTCGCCGGACACGCCGAAAGCCGTGCTTCTGCTGGGCCTGGTTCTGCTGCTGTTTCCGCTCCGCTTCTACCTCCGCGCGTGGTCGACGCTGCTCACGCTGGAAGACGGCACGGTCCGGCTGCGCGAGGGCCTGCTGAGCCAGAAGCTGACGACGATCGACGCCGCGCGCCTCGAAAAGATCTCCGTCCGACGCACGCTGTGGCAACGGTTCTGGGGCATCGGCGATCTGGTCATCGAAAGCGCTGCCGAGTCCGGCGGCATCACGCTCACCGGAATTGACGACCCGCAATCGGTGGCCGACCGCCTGCTGGCGGCCTCGCGCGCTGCCCGGAGCAGGTCCTGAGGAATTCCCAATGAGCGCACCGCTGCCTCTCGACAAACGGATTGCCGTCGTGACCGGCGCCAGCCGCGGGCTGGGCCGCGCCATCGCCGTGGCGCTGGCCCATGCCGGCGCCCGTGTCGCCTGCGTGGGCCGTGACGTGGAGAAGCTGGATGAGACCGCCCGCCTGTGCGGCCCCGGCGCGATGATCGTTCCGGCAGACGTCACCCGGGAAGATGACGTCGCCCGCCTTGCCGCCCACGTGGCCGAACACATGGGCCCGGCCAACATTCTTGTCAACAACGCCGGCGTCAATCTGCGCAAGCCCGTCGTCGACTTCACGCTGGATGAGTGGCGCTGGGTGATCGACTCAAACCTCACCAGCGCGTTTCTCTGCGCGCGCGCCTTCATCCCCCAGATGATCCAGTCCGGCTACGGGCGCATCCTCAACCTGACCTCCATCATGAGCCATGTCTCGCTGCCCGGCCGCGCCGCCTATTCCTCTTCCAAGGCCGGCCTGCTCGGCCTGACGCGCGCCCTGGCGCTCGAGCTCGCCCCGCATCGCATCACCGTCAACGGCATCAGCCCCGGCCCGTTTGCCACCGAGATGAACGCCGCGCTGATGAACGATCCGCAGGCCAACGCCGCCTTCCTCGCGCGGCTGCCGCTCGGCGAATGGGGCCGCCCCGATGACATCGGCGCGCTCGCCGTCTACCTCTGCTCCGACCAGGCCCGCTTCATCACCGGAACCGACATCGTCATCGACGGAGGCTGGCTGGCGCAGTGACCCCGCCTGCCGGCCCCACCACGCACCAGCCATGACCCAAACAGACTTCGATCGGCGTTTCTTCGGCCATCCGGCCGGCCTCGCCACCCTTTTCTTCACCGAGCTCTGGGAACGCTTCGGCTACTACGGCATGCGCGCCATCCTGGTGCTCTTCATGACGGCCGCGGCCGCCGCCGGCGGCCTCGGGCTGGACCCGTCGCGCGCCTACGCCATCTACGGCCTGTACACGGCCAGCGTCTATATGGCCAGCCTGCCCGGCGGCTGGATCGCCGACCGCATCCTCGGCCAGCAGCGCAGCGTCCTTTCCGGAGGCATTCTCATCGCCCTCGGCTATCTGACGCTCGCCGTGCCCTCCGAGGCCGCTTTCTATTCGGGCCTCGTGATCGTGATTCTCGGCACCGGTCTTCTCAAGCCGAATATTTCCACGATTGTCGGCCAGATTTATGCCCCCGGCGATCCGCGGCGGGACTCCGGTTTTTCCATCTTTTATATGGGCATCAACATCGGCGCCACCATTGCGCCGCTGGCCTGCGGATGGGTGGGCGAGCGCATCAACTACCGCCTCGGCTTCGGCCTGGCGGGCCTGGGGATGCTGCTCGGGGTGCTGACCTTCTGGCGCGGAATGGGACGCCTTCAGGGCGCCGGCGCCCGGCCCGTCGAGCCCCCGGACGCCGGAACCGGGCGCCGCTGGCGCCGGAATTTCCGCCGCGGTCTGCTTATTTTTTTCTGCATTTTCTCCACCATTCTCCTCCTCCATTTCTCCGGCATTTTCCCCGTTAGCGTGGAATTTCTTGTCGATTCCGCCGGCGCCGTCCTCGCCCTGACCACGCTCGGGCTGTTCGCCTGGATGTTCTTCGGCGGCGGCTGGACGCCCGCCGAGCGGCGCCGCCTGGCTGTCATCGCCGTGCTGTTCTGCGGGTCCGCCCTGTTCTGGGCCGCCTTCGAACAGGCAGGATCCTCGCTGAACCTCTTTGCCAAGAACCACATCAACAACGTGCTGTTCGGTTTCTCATTTCCGGCGAGCTGGTACCAGTCGCTCAACGCCGCCTTCATCATCTGCTTCGCCGCCGCCTTCGCGTGGGTCTGGATCCGGCTGGGCGACCGCCAGCCCTCTTCGGTGGCCAAGTTCGCCCTCGCCATGGTCTGCGCTTCCGGCGGCTTCCTGCTCATGATGGAGGCCAGCCGCCGCGCTGCCTCCGGCGTGCTCGTCAGCCCGCTCTGGCTCGTCGGCACCTATCTTCTCCACACCTTCGGCGAGCTGCTCCTCAGCCCGGTGGGCCTGAGTGCGATGACGCGCCTGGCTCCGGCTCGCGTGGCCGGGCTCATGATGGGCGTCTGGTTCCTGTCGCTTTCCATGGGCAACTATCTGGCCGGGCGCCTGGCCTCGTTCTATGGCCACCTGCCGCCGTTCGACCTGTTCCGGACGCTCGCCCTGATGACGCTGGCCGCCGCCGTCGTGCTCTTCCTCCTCGTTCGCCCCGTGGGCCGCCTGCTCAATGGCGCCGCCGCGGACCAGCGCGGATCGTAAAATGAAGCAGATGCCCGCAGAACACGACCGGACAAAAGCCGCCGAGGAAAAGCCGCGCGAGGTGAGCTTCGAGCAGTCGCTTCGGGAGCTCCAGCAGATCGTCGAGGAGCTGGAAAAGCCGGACGTCTCGCTCGAGCGCGCCCTGGAGCTCTTCGAAAAGGGCGTGAAGCTTTCCGAAGCCTGCCGCCGCCAGCTCGTCGAGGCCGAGTCCCGCATCGAGATCCTGCTCAAGCGCGGCCAGAAAGTGATCCCGCAGCCCTTTGGACCGGAACAAAAATGACCACTTCTGTTTTCCCTCTCCGGGACTACCTCGCCGCCCAGGTACAGCTCGTCGACGCCGCGCTCGACCGGCTGCTTCCGCCCGAGAGCGAACCCCCGCAGACGATCCACCGCGCCATGCGCTATTCGGTCTTCGCCGGGGGCAAGCGCATCCGTCCCATCCTGTGCCTGGAGGCGGCGCGCGCCGTCGCCGGGGCCGACCCGCCGGGCATCTTCGACGTCGCCTGCTCGCTCGAGCTGATCCATACCTACTCGCTGATCCACGACGACCTGCCGGCGCTCGACAACGACGACCTGCGCCGCGGCCGGCCCACCTCGCACCGGGTCTTCGGCGAGGCCATGGCCATTCTGGCCGGCGATGCCCTGCTGACGTTCGCCTTTGAGGTGCTGGCGCGCGCCGCCTCGTCTGCCCTGGTGGCGGAGCTGGCTCATGCCGCCGGCACCGTGGGCGGCATGATCGCCGGCCAGGTCGATGACATCGAAGGCGAGACAATGGCGCCTTCGCCGGAGCTGCTGGAACGCATCCACCGCGCCAAGACCGGGGCGCTGCTGCGGTGTTCCCTGCGGCTGGGGGCGATGCACGCCGGCGCCGACGACGGCCAGCTGGCGGCGCTCACCCGCTATGGAGAACACATCGGTCTCGCCTTTCAGATCGTCGATGACATCCTCGACGTCACCCAGACCTCCGAACATCTCGGCAAGACCGCCGGCAAGGATGCTGCGCAACACAAAATCACCTTCCCGGCCGTGTATGGCCTGGAACAGTCGCGCCGCATGGCCGCCGAACAGCGCGCGCTGGCGCACCAGGCGCTGGAGCCGCTCGGCGATGCCGCCCTGCGATTGCGGCAGCTCGCCGACCTGATCGTGGACCGCTCCTCCTGAAGCCGTGGCCCGCCGCCGCATCGACCTGCTGCTTGTCGAGCGGGAGCTGGCGCCGTCGCGAGAAAAGGCGCGGGCGCTGCTGCTGGCCGGCGCCGTGCGCGTCGCCGGCCGGCGCGTGGACAAGCCCGGGGCGCTGGTCGACGAAACGTCGCCCATCGAGGTCGTTGAGCCTTTCCCGTGGGTCAGCCGCGGTGCGCTGAAGCTGCTGGCTGCGCTCGACCACTGGAGAATTGATGTGGCAGGCCGGGTGTGCCTCGACGTGGGCTCATCCACCGGCGGATTTACGGAAGTGCTGCTGGCACGCGGCGCGGCGCGCGTGCACGCCGTTGACGTCGGCCGCGGACAGCTCCACTGGCGCCTGCGCAACGACCCGCGCGTCGTCCTCCACGAAGGGTTCAACGCGCGCTTCCTCGGCCGGGATATCATCGGCGAAGACGTGCAGTTCGCCTGTTGCGACCTGAGCTTCATCTCCGCCACGCTGGTTCTCCCGGCCCTCGTGCCGCTGCTGGTGCCGCCGCGCGAGTTCGTGGTCCTGGTCAAGCCGCAGTTTGAGGCGGGCCGCGGCCAGGTGGGCAAGGGAGGCATCGTGCGCGACCCGGCCGTGCAGCAGGCCGCGGTGGAACGTGTGGGCGGCTGCGCCCGCGCGCTGGGATTCGAATGCGAAGTGATCGAGAGCCCGATTCCCGGCGCCGAGGGCAATAAGGAGTTTCTGCTTTATGGATTCGATCCGCACGGTCGGCATCATCGCCAAGCCTGACGTGCCGCACGCCGCCGGGCTTGTCGTTTCGCTGCTGGACTGGCTGGACCAGCACGGCATCGCGTACCGGCTGGACCCGGTCGCCGCCGCCTATGCTCCCGGCCGCGGCCCTGCCATTGCGCGCGACGAGGTGCCCGAAGGCTGCCAGATGGTCATCGTGCTGGGCGGCGATGGCACGTTGCTGGCCGCCGCCCGCGCCATCGCCGGCCGGGACATTCCGCTGTTCGCCGTCAACCTGGGCGGCCTCGGCTTCCTCACGACGATTTCCACCAGCGAGCTTTTCCCCGAGCTCGAACGCGCCCTCCGCGGCGAGCACCGCATTGCGCGGCGCCGCATGCTCGCCTGCGAAGTCCGCCGCGGCGAGGACACGGTTTCCCGCTACGTCGCTCTCAACGATGTCGTCATCACCAAGGCGCACATCGCCCGCATGATCGACCTCGTCGCCTAT
Encoded here:
- a CDS encoding gluconate 5-dehydrogenase — translated: MSAPLPLDKRIAVVTGASRGLGRAIAVALAHAGARVACVGRDVEKLDETARLCGPGAMIVPADVTREDDVARLAAHVAEHMGPANILVNNAGVNLRKPVVDFTLDEWRWVIDSNLTSAFLCARAFIPQMIQSGYGRILNLTSIMSHVSLPGRAAYSSSKAGLLGLTRALALELAPHRITVNGISPGPFATEMNAALMNDPQANAAFLARLPLGEWGRPDDIGALAVYLCSDQARFITGTDIVIDGGWLAQ
- a CDS encoding MFS transporter — protein: MTQTDFDRRFFGHPAGLATLFFTELWERFGYYGMRAILVLFMTAAAAAGGLGLDPSRAYAIYGLYTASVYMASLPGGWIADRILGQQRSVLSGGILIALGYLTLAVPSEAAFYSGLVIVILGTGLLKPNISTIVGQIYAPGDPRRDSGFSIFYMGINIGATIAPLACGWVGERINYRLGFGLAGLGMLLGVLTFWRGMGRLQGAGARPVEPPDAGTGRRWRRNFRRGLLIFFCIFSTILLLHFSGIFPVSVEFLVDSAGAVLALTTLGLFAWMFFGGGWTPAERRRLAVIAVLFCGSALFWAAFEQAGSSLNLFAKNHINNVLFGFSFPASWYQSLNAAFIICFAAAFAWVWIRLGDRQPSSVAKFALAMVCASGGFLLMMEASRRAASGVLVSPLWLVGTYLLHTFGELLLSPVGLSAMTRLAPARVAGLMMGVWFLSLSMGNYLAGRLASFYGHLPPFDLFRTLALMTLAAAVVLFLLVRPVGRLLNGAAADQRGS
- a CDS encoding farnesyl-diphosphate synthase, whose amino-acid sequence is MTTSVFPLRDYLAAQVQLVDAALDRLLPPESEPPQTIHRAMRYSVFAGGKRIRPILCLEAARAVAGADPPGIFDVACSLELIHTYSLIHDDLPALDNDDLRRGRPTSHRVFGEAMAILAGDALLTFAFEVLARAASSALVAELAHAAGTVGGMIAGQVDDIEGETMAPSPELLERIHRAKTGALLRCSLRLGAMHAGADDGQLAALTRYGEHIGLAFQIVDDILDVTQTSEHLGKTAGKDAAQHKITFPAVYGLEQSRRMAAEQRALAHQALEPLGDAALRLRQLADLIVDRSS
- a CDS encoding TlyA family rRNA (cytidine-2'-O)-methyltransferase; its protein translation is MARRRIDLLLVERELAPSREKARALLLAGAVRVAGRRVDKPGALVDETSPIEVVEPFPWVSRGALKLLAALDHWRIDVAGRVCLDVGSSTGGFTEVLLARGAARVHAVDVGRGQLHWRLRNDPRVVLHEGFNARFLGRDIIGEDVQFACCDLSFISATLVLPALVPLLVPPREFVVLVKPQFEAGRGQVGKGGIVRDPAVQQAAVERVGGCARALGFECEVIESPIPGAEGNKEFLLYGFDPHGRHHRQA
- the nadK gene encoding NAD kinase, which encodes MDSIRTVGIIAKPDVPHAAGLVVSLLDWLDQHGIAYRLDPVAAAYAPGRGPAIARDEVPEGCQMVIVLGGDGTLLAAARAIAGRDIPLFAVNLGGLGFLTTISTSELFPELERALRGEHRIARRRMLACEVRRGEDTVSRYVALNDVVITKAHIARMIDLVAYVDAHFVCRYKADGLIIATPTGSTAYSLSAGGPIIFPSVAALCITPICPHTLTNRPVIVPDASVIQVVNSAADNDAYLTIDGQVGEPLLREDRIVCRASPHSLSLVRPPRMLFFDVLRQKLKWGER